A stretch of the Nicotiana tabacum cultivar K326 chromosome 6, ASM71507v2, whole genome shotgun sequence genome encodes the following:
- the LOC142182178 gene encoding protein FAR1-RELATED SEQUENCE 5-like, with translation MIIDYDTFGHVLSFDTTYQTNREHKPLASFVGLNNHRKMVVFEGALMYDETADFFQWLFETFLGAMSEKNPKIIFTDQDAAISKAISLVMPEVYHRLCVWHMEQNAAKHLKQIYKRYASFRGDFRKCIYEYEDEVEFIDSWNTILDEYNLHENEWLQGIYTLREKLFAAYGK, from the coding sequence ATGATAATAGACTATGATACTTTTGGACATGTGCTCTCATTCGATACCACTTACCAGACGAATAGAGAGCACAAACCTTTGGCAAGTTTCGTTGGATTGAACAACCATAGAAAAATGGTTGTTTTCGAAGGCGCTTTAATGTATGATGAGACTGCAGATTTCTTTCAGTGGTTGTTTGAAACGTTTCTTGGAGCGATGTctgaaaaaaatccaaaaataatttttacagaTCAAGATGCTGCAATAAGTAAGGCCATCTCACTTGTCATGCCTGAAGTTTATCACAGGTTATGTGTCTGGCACATGGAGCAAAATGCAGCTAAACATCTCAAACAAATTTATAAAAGGTACGCTTCATTCCGTGGTGATTTTCGAAAATGCATTTATGAGTATGAAGATGAAGTAGAATTTATAGATTCTTGGAATACAATTCTTGATGAATATAACCTTCATGAAAATGAATGGTTGCAAGGAATATATACATTAAGGGAAAAATTATTTGCAGCATATGGAAAATAA
- the LOC107830225 gene encoding protein FAR1-RELATED SEQUENCE 5-like: MCENSPEEVLQSNSQGTVDYEPKLGLEFDSDKDALNYYNEYARRVGFSVRKEYINTNKELGYVTSRKITCFKEGFRRDDKRKDQVKKLRRETRTGYQAHIIVTRHSMGKYHITKVKLEHNHALVSPTMVHMLPSHRRINEVQAHEIDLAEDAGLFSKTTFDFMSLQDGGRVNLGYTKLNQKNYLRTKRQKAMRRGETGVLLKYFEKKRIEDPSLFFAVQLDVDDMITNIFWTD; this comes from the exons ATGTGCGAAAATTCTCCTGAAGAAGTTTTACAAAGTAATTCTCAAGGTACAGTAGATTATGAACCGAAACTTGGCCTTGAGTTTGATAGTGACAAGGATGCACTTAATTATTATAATGAGTATGCAAGAAGAGTTGGTTTTAGTGTTCGCAAAGAATACATCAATACAAATAAAGAATTGGGTTATGTAACATCACGGAAGATTACATGTTTCAAGGAAGGTTTTCGTAGAGATGATAAACGAAAAGATCAAGTTAAAAAATTACGAAGAGAAACGCGAACAGGATATCAAGCTCATATTATTGTTACCCGCCACTCAATGGGAAAGTACCATATTACTAAAGTTAAATTGGAACATAATCATGCACTTGTTTCACCAACAATGGTTCATATGTTGCCATCTCACCGAAGGATAAACGAAGTCCAGGCTCATGAAATAGATTTAGCAGAGGATGCTGGATTATTTTCTAAAACAACATTTGATTTTATGAGTCTTCAAGATGGAGGTCGAGTAAATTTGGGTTATACCAAATTAAATCAGAAGAACTACCTTCGAACAAAACGACAAAAGGCTATGAGACGAGGAGAAACAG GAGTACTGTTAAAGTATTTTGAGAAGAAAAGAATTGAAGATCCATCTTTATTTTTTGCGGTGCAATTGGATGTTGATGATATGATCACAAATATATTTTGGACCGATTAA